A genomic window from Mesorhizobium sp. 131-2-1 includes:
- a CDS encoding caspase family protein: MIRLTRRTLLAGASALSLAGAVPFRALAAQRTYHALLVACTDYPNLPKKNWLIGPKNDAGLVRDYLLKNTPSPVKFAPENITLLAKDVEGAAGLPTHAAIKAALADLAARVKRDDFVYLHLSGHGAQQPEAKKGNETDGLDEIFLPVDIEKWVKRDAGVPNALVDDEVGSALDAIRDKGAFVWVLFDCCHSGTATRAAEVDDEMERKVEFADLVGGSAAERAAALKLYDDITASASRGLDENGQRKPAFNLTPTGAEPTSRGKLVAFYAAQTIETTPEMPLPKGTADAPRFGLFTFTILSKLAENPNVTYRQLGQAVLQQYSADSRTRPTPLFEGELDARVFGTDRTDAVMQWPLVVKDGAATIGAGLLQRLTPGSKLAILPSALSQLSDALGYVEVQSARNLESWVQPVELDGKPALKLADIPASAYARVAELAIDYRLVVARPAATEGLDKETALVNSVLDELATGKKSGFHIELVEPGKSADLRLAVLRENAIAGAAADATDKPALWFLPASGDVTLKDGGRPPLIIIHPDDPAKLAEAAARNLTTIFRATGLSRLAAASDYRLEEVSVEFEIRRKGGDALEPLQASTVPRVSPGDEVHIRARNDSDKYVDINVLYVGSDFSITHIVAERLAPANGSPDAGLREGLLAFTDSSFGMERMIAVLTEAPPQSEKEDLSFLAQDGVPSVTRAVGGSGFSDMLTDIGMAPSTRSVMKLADRSGPKGAVMIFPMETVPRT; encoded by the coding sequence ATGATCAGATTGACGCGCCGGACGCTGCTTGCTGGCGCCTCCGCGCTCAGCCTTGCCGGCGCGGTGCCGTTTCGCGCGCTCGCCGCCCAGCGCACCTATCATGCGCTGCTGGTTGCTTGCACCGACTATCCGAACCTGCCGAAGAAGAACTGGCTGATCGGGCCGAAGAACGATGCCGGCCTGGTGCGTGACTACCTGCTGAAGAACACGCCGTCCCCGGTGAAGTTCGCGCCGGAAAACATCACCCTGCTCGCCAAGGACGTCGAAGGCGCCGCCGGCCTGCCAACGCACGCCGCGATCAAGGCGGCGCTGGCCGACCTCGCCGCGAGGGTTAAGCGCGACGACTTCGTCTATCTGCACCTGTCCGGCCACGGCGCGCAGCAGCCGGAAGCGAAGAAGGGCAACGAGACCGACGGCCTCGACGAGATCTTCCTCCCCGTCGACATCGAGAAATGGGTCAAGCGCGATGCCGGCGTGCCCAACGCGCTGGTCGACGATGAAGTCGGCTCAGCACTCGACGCCATCCGCGACAAGGGCGCCTTCGTCTGGGTGCTGTTCGACTGCTGTCATTCCGGCACCGCGACGCGCGCCGCCGAGGTCGACGACGAGATGGAGCGCAAGGTCGAGTTCGCCGATCTGGTCGGCGGCAGCGCGGCCGAGCGGGCGGCGGCGTTGAAGCTCTATGACGACATCACGGCGAGCGCCTCGCGCGGCCTCGACGAGAACGGCCAGCGCAAGCCGGCCTTCAACCTGACGCCGACCGGCGCGGAGCCGACCAGCAGGGGCAAGCTGGTCGCCTTCTATGCCGCGCAGACGATCGAGACGACGCCGGAGATGCCGCTGCCCAAGGGCACCGCCGACGCGCCGCGCTTCGGCCTGTTCACCTTCACCATCCTGTCCAAGCTGGCGGAGAACCCCAACGTCACCTACCGCCAGCTCGGCCAGGCGGTGCTGCAGCAATATTCGGCCGACAGCCGCACGCGGCCGACGCCGCTCTTCGAGGGCGAGCTCGACGCGCGCGTCTTCGGCACCGACAGGACCGACGCGGTGATGCAATGGCCGCTGGTCGTCAAGGATGGCGCGGCGACGATCGGCGCCGGGCTGCTGCAGCGCCTCACCCCCGGCAGCAAGCTCGCCATCCTGCCTTCCGCCCTGTCGCAGCTTTCCGACGCGCTCGGCTATGTCGAGGTGCAGTCGGCCAGGAACCTGGAGAGCTGGGTGCAGCCGGTGGAACTCGACGGCAAGCCGGCGCTGAAACTGGCCGACATCCCGGCCAGTGCATATGCGCGCGTCGCGGAACTCGCCATCGACTACAGGCTCGTGGTGGCGCGGCCGGCAGCGACCGAGGGTCTCGACAAGGAGACGGCGCTGGTCAACTCGGTCCTCGACGAGCTGGCGACCGGGAAAAAATCAGGGTTTCATATTGAGCTGGTCGAGCCTGGCAAGAGTGCCGACCTGCGGCTGGCGGTTCTACGCGAGAATGCGATTGCCGGCGCGGCCGCTGACGCGACCGACAAGCCGGCGCTCTGGTTCCTCCCGGCGTCCGGCGACGTGACACTGAAGGACGGCGGCCGGCCGCCGCTGATCATCATCCATCCGGATGACCCGGCAAAGCTGGCCGAGGCGGCGGCGAGGAACCTGACCACCATCTTCCGCGCCACCGGCCTCTCCAGGCTGGCGGCCGCGTCCGACTACCGGCTGGAAGAAGTGAGCGTCGAGTTCGAGATCAGGCGCAAGGGTGGCGACGCGCTGGAGCCGCTGCAGGCCTCGACCGTGCCGCGCGTCTCGCCGGGCGACGAGGTGCACATCAGGGCCAGGAATGATTCCGATAAGTATGTCGACATCAACGTGCTCTATGTCGGCAGCGACTTCTCCATCACCCATATCGTCGCCGAACGGCTGGCGCCCGCCAACGGCTCGCCGGATGCCGGCTTGCGGGAAGGACTGCTCGCCTTCACCGACTCCAGCTTCGGCATGGAGCGGATGATCGCCGTGCTGACCGAGGCGCCGCCGCAGAGCGAGAAAGAGGACCTGAGCTTCCTGGCGCAGGACGGCGTGCCCTCGGTCACCCGCGCGGTCGGCGGCTCCGGCTTCTCCGACATGCTGACCGATATCGGCATGGCGCCTTCAACGCGCTCGGTGATGAAACTGGCCGACAGGAGCGGGCCGAAGGGTGCGGTGATGATTTTTCCGATGGAGACGGTGCCCCGCACCTGA
- a CDS encoding Fur family transcriptional regulator, whose amino-acid sequence MAARDVLTKNQLCVLEKLEAASGPLSAYMLLDQLRERGFRAPLQVYRALDTLVKTGFVHRLESINSFVACAEPHDHGHSMTAFAICDTCGQVTEMSDHDVDHRLHEWVRSTGFAAKKAVIEFRGVCAKCRAEAA is encoded by the coding sequence ATGGCGGCAAGGGATGTGCTGACGAAGAACCAGCTGTGCGTGCTCGAAAAGCTCGAGGCCGCCAGCGGACCGCTCAGCGCCTATATGCTGCTCGACCAGTTGCGCGAACGCGGGTTCCGGGCGCCGCTGCAGGTCTACCGTGCGCTCGACACGCTGGTGAAGACCGGCTTCGTGCATCGGCTGGAAAGCATCAACTCCTTCGTCGCCTGCGCCGAGCCGCACGACCACGGCCATTCGATGACCGCCTTCGCCATCTGCGACACATGTGGCCAGGTGACGGAGATGTCCGATCATGATGTCGACCACCGGCTCCACGAATGGGTGCGCTCGACGGGCTTCGCCGCCAAGAAGGCGGTGATCGAGTTCCGCGGTGTATGCGCCAAGTGTCGGGCCGAGGCGGCCTAG
- a CDS encoding LysE family translocator gives MSVLLPPSTATVLSFSLACLLIELTPGPNMTYLALISASEGRRAGFATVAGIASGLAIVGAIAAFGVAELIQASHLFYEGLRWAGVLFLLYLAWEGWTAGTDVVSSAGGTDGKHFLRGLVTNLLNPKAAIFYVAVLPTFVEAERPVLSQAVLLTAVYVAIATAVHGVIVALAGTLEPFLNDPQRERFARRLLSALLALVAFWFAWSTAR, from the coding sequence GTGAGCGTGTTGCTGCCGCCCTCGACAGCCACCGTCCTCTCCTTCTCGCTTGCCTGCCTGCTGATCGAACTGACGCCGGGTCCGAACATGACCTATCTGGCGCTGATCTCCGCCAGCGAAGGACGCCGCGCCGGCTTTGCCACGGTGGCGGGCATCGCGTCGGGACTGGCCATCGTCGGCGCCATCGCGGCCTTCGGCGTCGCTGAACTGATCCAGGCATCGCACCTGTTCTACGAGGGACTTCGCTGGGCCGGGGTATTGTTCCTTCTCTACCTCGCCTGGGAGGGCTGGACCGCGGGGACGGATGTTGTATCGAGCGCCGGCGGCACGGACGGCAAGCATTTCCTGCGCGGACTGGTCACCAACCTCCTGAACCCCAAGGCGGCGATCTTCTACGTTGCCGTGCTGCCGACCTTCGTCGAGGCCGAGCGGCCGGTCCTCTCCCAGGCCGTCCTGCTCACCGCGGTCTATGTCGCGATCGCGACGGCTGTCCACGGCGTCATCGTCGCCTTGGCGGGAACGCTGGAGCCGTTCCTCAACGATCCCCAAAGGGAACGGTTTGCCAGACGGCTGCTCTCAGCGCTGCTGGCCCTGGTCGCTTTCTGGTTCGCCTGGTCGACCGCGCGCTGA
- the polA gene encoding DNA polymerase I, translating to MKKGDHLFLVDGSGYIFRAYHALPPLNRKSDGLPTNAVLGFCNMVWKLMQDARNTDVGVVPTHFAVIFDYSSKTFRSELYPEYKANRSAPPEDLIPQFGLIRQATVAFNLPCIEMEGFEADDIIATYCRLAREAGADATIISSDKDLMQLVGPTVGMYDPMKDRQIGVPEVIEKWGVPPEKMIDLQALTGDSVDNVPGVPGIGPKTAAQLLEQFGDLDGLLERASEIKQEKRRETIIANADKARISRQLVTLKNDIPMKESLDELVLHAPDGPKLIGFLKTMEFTTLTRRVGEATATEIGDVQASTVTVERADTAHGPDVGAGAPPAAPNGNGAAKPAVRGENAPPQGDTPSLLSALRLEQASAGKIDTSAYVAIRDAATLKDWIAEARNAGVLAFDTETTSPDPMQAELVGLSMAIAPGRAAYVPLVHKSGNGDLLGGGLLDNQIPIREALALLKPLLEDRSVLKIVQDLKYDVVVMSRHGIEIGPFDDTMLISYVLDAGTSGGHDLAGLSEKWLGHAPASKKELAGSGKSAIGFDQVDIERATAYAAEQADIALRLWQVLKPRLAAKGLVSVYERLERPLVPVLARMEQRGISVDRQILSRLSGELAQGAARVEEEIYGIVGERINIGSPKQLGDILFGKMGLPGGSKTKTGQWSTSAQLLEDLAAEGHELPRKIVDWRQLTKLKSTYTDALPGFINPGTRRVHTSYALAATTTGRLSSSDPNLQNIPVRTAEGRKIRTAFIAEKGHKLVSADYSQIELRVLAHVAEIPQLKQAFADGADIHAITASEMFNVPVEGMPSEVRRRAKAINFGIIYGISAFGLANQLSIPRDEAGAYIKKYFERFPGIRDYIEATKAYAREHGFVETIFGRRIHYPEIRSSNPSIRAFNERASINARLQGTAADIIRRAMVHMEEALEKAGLSARMLLQVHDELIFETVEAEVEATLPVVRRVMENAPMPAVSMSVPLHVDARAANNWDEAH from the coding sequence ATGAAAAAAGGCGATCATCTCTTTCTTGTCGACGGTTCCGGCTACATTTTCCGCGCCTATCACGCGCTGCCGCCGCTCAACCGCAAATCCGACGGCTTGCCGACCAATGCCGTGCTCGGCTTCTGCAACATGGTGTGGAAGCTGATGCAGGACGCCCGCAACACCGATGTCGGCGTCGTGCCGACGCATTTCGCCGTCATCTTCGACTATTCGTCCAAAACCTTCCGCAGCGAGCTCTATCCGGAATACAAGGCAAACCGCTCGGCGCCGCCCGAGGACCTGATCCCGCAATTCGGCCTGATCCGCCAGGCAACCGTAGCCTTCAACCTGCCCTGCATCGAAATGGAAGGGTTCGAGGCCGACGACATCATCGCCACCTATTGCCGGCTGGCCCGCGAGGCCGGCGCCGACGCAACCATCATCTCTTCCGACAAGGATTTGATGCAGCTGGTCGGCCCCACCGTCGGCATGTACGACCCGATGAAGGACCGCCAGATCGGCGTTCCCGAGGTGATCGAGAAATGGGGCGTGCCGCCGGAGAAGATGATCGACCTGCAGGCGCTGACCGGCGACTCCGTCGACAACGTGCCGGGTGTTCCCGGTATCGGGCCGAAGACCGCGGCGCAGTTGCTGGAACAGTTCGGCGACCTCGACGGGCTGCTTGAGCGCGCCTCCGAGATCAAGCAGGAGAAGCGGCGCGAAACCATCATCGCCAATGCCGACAAGGCGCGCATCTCGCGTCAGCTGGTGACGCTGAAGAACGACATTCCGATGAAGGAGAGCCTGGACGAACTGGTGCTGCATGCGCCGGACGGCCCGAAACTGATCGGCTTCCTGAAGACGATGGAATTCACCACGCTGACCCGCCGCGTCGGCGAAGCGACCGCAACCGAGATTGGCGACGTCCAGGCTTCCACCGTTACCGTCGAGCGCGCCGACACCGCGCACGGCCCCGATGTCGGCGCCGGCGCGCCGCCGGCCGCGCCCAACGGCAACGGCGCCGCAAAACCGGCCGTCAGGGGCGAAAACGCCCCGCCGCAGGGCGACACCCCGTCCCTGCTCTCGGCGCTTCGCCTTGAGCAGGCGTCAGCCGGCAAGATCGACACATCGGCCTATGTCGCCATTCGCGATGCGGCGACCTTGAAGGACTGGATCGCCGAGGCAAGGAATGCCGGCGTCCTTGCCTTCGACACAGAGACCACCTCGCCCGACCCGATGCAGGCCGAGCTGGTCGGCCTGTCCATGGCAATCGCGCCTGGCCGCGCCGCCTATGTGCCGCTGGTTCACAAGAGCGGCAACGGCGACCTGCTCGGCGGCGGCTTGCTCGACAACCAGATCCCCATCCGCGAAGCGCTGGCGCTGCTCAAGCCGCTGCTCGAGGACCGGTCGGTCCTCAAGATCGTCCAGGACCTGAAATACGACGTCGTCGTGATGAGCCGCCACGGCATCGAAATAGGGCCGTTCGACGACACCATGCTGATCTCCTACGTGCTCGACGCCGGCACGTCAGGCGGCCACGACCTGGCCGGGCTTTCGGAGAAATGGCTGGGCCATGCGCCAGCCTCGAAGAAGGAGCTTGCCGGATCGGGAAAGAGCGCCATCGGCTTCGACCAGGTCGATATCGAGCGCGCGACCGCCTACGCCGCCGAACAGGCCGACATTGCGCTGAGGCTCTGGCAGGTGCTGAAGCCAAGGCTTGCCGCCAAGGGGCTTGTTTCCGTCTATGAACGCCTGGAGCGGCCGCTGGTGCCGGTGCTGGCCCGCATGGAGCAGCGCGGCATCTCCGTTGACCGGCAGATCCTGTCCAGGCTGTCGGGCGAGCTGGCGCAAGGTGCCGCCCGCGTCGAGGAGGAGATCTACGGGATCGTCGGCGAGCGCATCAACATCGGCTCGCCCAAGCAGCTCGGCGACATATTGTTCGGCAAGATGGGCCTGCCGGGCGGCTCGAAGACCAAGACCGGGCAATGGTCGACCTCGGCGCAGCTGCTCGAAGACCTTGCCGCCGAAGGCCACGAGCTGCCGCGCAAGATCGTCGACTGGCGTCAGCTGACCAAGCTGAAGTCGACCTACACCGATGCGCTGCCCGGCTTCATCAATCCCGGCACCAGGCGCGTGCACACCTCCTACGCGCTTGCGGCGACGACGACCGGCCGGCTGTCGTCCTCAGATCCCAATCTGCAGAACATCCCGGTGCGCACCGCCGAAGGCCGCAAGATCAGGACGGCCTTCATCGCCGAGAAGGGCCACAAGCTGGTCTCGGCCGACTACAGCCAGATCGAATTGCGCGTGCTTGCCCACGTTGCCGAGATCCCGCAGCTCAAGCAGGCCTTCGCCGACGGCGCCGACATCCACGCCATCACCGCGTCCGAGATGTTCAACGTGCCGGTCGAAGGCATGCCTTCGGAAGTGCGCCGCCGCGCCAAGGCGATCAATTTCGGCATCATTTACGGCATTTCGGCCTTCGGTCTCGCCAACCAGCTGTCGATCCCGCGCGACGAGGCCGGCGCATACATCAAGAAGTACTTCGAACGCTTCCCCGGCATCCGCGACTACATCGAGGCGACCAAGGCCTACGCGCGCGAACACGGCTTCGTCGAAACCATCTTCGGCCGCCGCATCCACTATCCGGAGATACGGTCATCCAACCCGTCGATCCGCGCCTTCAACGAGCGCGCCTCGATTAACGCCAGGCTGCAGGGCACCGCCGCCGACATCATCCGCCGCGCCATGGTCCACATGGAGGAGGCGCTGGAGAAGGCGGGCCTGTCGGCCCGCATGTTGCTCCAGGTGCATGACGAGTTGATCTTCGAGACGGTGGAGGCCGAGGTCGAGGCGACGCTCCCCGTCGTGCGCCGTGTGATGGAGAACGCGCCGATGCCGGCGGTGTCGATGTCGGTGCCGCTGCATGTCGATGCGCGGGCCGCCAACAATTGGGACGAGGCGCATTGA
- a CDS encoding M20/M25/M40 family metallo-hydrolase translates to MSRISPVLDRLDKNLDQSLERLFGLLGIKSISTDPAYADDCRTAAEWLVAELKLIGFDASVRDTPGHPMVVAHHEGPAGAPHVLFYGHYDVQPVDPIELWENDPFAPGIKEIEPGRKVITGRGSADDKGQLMTFVEACRAWKQVYGNLPCRVTILFEGEEESGSPSLKPFLDANKAELKTDFALVCDTSMWDRETPSICVSLRGMVGEEVVVKAANRDLHSGLYGGPAANPIRILARILADIHDQDGRVTIPGFYDGVEETPSQVLTSWETLGETAESFLGPVGLSIPAGEKGRSVLELTWARPTAEFNGIIGGYTGKGFKTVIAAEASAKVSFRLVHKQDPKKIRAAFEAFVRERIPADCSVEFHPHGGSPAIQLSYDSPFLAKAKEALSEEWAKQAVITGGGGSIPVVGDFQTYLGLESLLVGFGLDDDRIHSPNEKYELTSFHRGQRSWARILDALTR, encoded by the coding sequence ATGTCCAGAATCTCCCCCGTCCTCGACCGTCTCGACAAAAATCTCGACCAGAGCCTCGAGCGGCTGTTCGGCCTGCTCGGGATCAAGTCGATCTCCACCGACCCGGCCTATGCCGACGACTGCCGCACGGCGGCCGAATGGCTGGTGGCCGAGTTGAAGCTGATCGGCTTCGACGCCAGCGTGCGCGACACTCCCGGCCATCCGATGGTGGTGGCGCATCATGAAGGACCGGCCGGCGCCCCGCATGTGCTGTTTTACGGCCACTACGACGTGCAGCCGGTCGATCCGATTGAGTTGTGGGAAAACGATCCGTTCGCGCCGGGGATCAAGGAGATCGAGCCCGGCCGCAAGGTGATCACAGGACGAGGCTCCGCCGACGACAAGGGGCAGTTGATGACCTTCGTCGAAGCCTGCCGCGCCTGGAAGCAGGTGTATGGCAATTTGCCGTGCCGCGTCACCATCCTGTTCGAAGGCGAAGAAGAGTCCGGCTCGCCGTCGCTGAAGCCGTTCCTCGACGCCAACAAGGCCGAGCTCAAGACTGATTTCGCGCTGGTCTGCGACACCAGCATGTGGGACCGCGAGACGCCGTCGATCTGCGTCTCGCTGCGCGGCATGGTCGGCGAGGAAGTTGTCGTCAAGGCCGCCAACCGCGACCTGCATTCGGGGCTTTATGGCGGCCCCGCGGCCAACCCAATCCGCATACTGGCCAGGATCCTGGCCGATATCCACGACCAGGACGGCCGCGTCACCATTCCGGGCTTCTATGACGGCGTCGAGGAAACGCCCTCGCAGGTGCTGACATCGTGGGAGACGCTTGGCGAGACCGCCGAGAGCTTCCTCGGGCCCGTCGGCCTTTCGATCCCGGCCGGCGAAAAGGGCCGTTCGGTGCTCGAACTGACCTGGGCGCGGCCGACAGCGGAGTTCAACGGCATTATCGGCGGCTATACCGGCAAGGGCTTCAAGACGGTGATCGCGGCGGAGGCCTCGGCCAAGGTGTCGTTCCGCCTCGTCCACAAGCAGGACCCCAAGAAGATCCGCGCCGCGTTCGAGGCATTCGTGCGGGAGCGCATTCCGGCTGACTGTTCGGTCGAATTCCACCCGCATGGCGGCTCGCCGGCGATCCAGCTTTCCTACGACTCGCCGTTCCTGGCCAAGGCCAAGGAGGCACTGTCCGAGGAATGGGCGAAACAGGCGGTGATCACTGGCGGCGGCGGCTCGATCCCGGTGGTCGGCGATTTCCAGACCTATCTCGGCCTTGAGTCGCTGCTGGTCGGTTTCGGCCTCGACGACGACCGCATCCACTCGCCCAACGAGAAATACGAGCTCACTTCCTTCCACAGGGGGCAGCGTTCCTGGGCCCGCATTCTCGACGCACTGACGCGTTGA
- a CDS encoding ribonuclease D, with translation MSDIRFHKNDLPDLSHYNVGAVAIDTETLGLNPHRDRLCVVQISPGDGSADVIQIAPGQKKAPNLVSLLRNRSVTKLFHYGRFDIAVLYNAFGATAEPVFCTKIASRLTRTYTDRHGLKDICGELLGVTLSKVQQSSDWAAETLSPEQLEYAASDVLYLHRLREVLAARLAREGRTKEADACFRFLPTRAKLDLMGWGEEDIFAHS, from the coding sequence ATGAGCGACATCCGCTTCCACAAGAACGACTTGCCCGACCTGTCCCACTACAACGTTGGGGCAGTGGCCATCGACACCGAGACGTTGGGCTTGAACCCGCATCGGGATCGGCTCTGTGTCGTGCAGATCTCGCCCGGCGACGGCAGCGCCGACGTCATCCAGATCGCGCCTGGCCAGAAGAAGGCGCCGAACCTGGTCAGCCTACTGCGCAACCGCAGCGTCACCAAGCTGTTCCATTACGGCCGCTTCGACATCGCGGTGCTCTACAACGCCTTCGGCGCAACGGCGGAGCCGGTGTTCTGCACCAAGATCGCCTCGCGCCTGACCCGCACCTATACCGACCGGCATGGGCTGAAGGACATTTGCGGCGAGCTTCTCGGAGTCACCCTGTCGAAGGTGCAGCAATCGTCAGACTGGGCGGCGGAGACTTTGTCGCCCGAACAGCTCGAATATGCCGCCTCCGATGTGCTCTATCTGCACCGGCTGCGCGAGGTGCTGGCCGCGCGGCTGGCGCGCGAAGGCCGCACGAAGGAGGCGGACGCCTGCTTCCGCTTCCTGCCGACGCGTGCCAAACTCGACCTGATGGGCTGGGGCGAGGAGGATATCTTCGCCCATAGCTGA
- a CDS encoding GlsB/YeaQ/YmgE family stress response membrane protein has product MGIESLLVFIIIGAIAGWLAGLIVKGFGFGLIGNIVVGIVGALIAGWLFPRLGFAIGGGILAAIIHSTIGAVILLVLIKLVKQA; this is encoded by the coding sequence ATGGGTATCGAAAGCCTTCTCGTCTTCATCATCATCGGCGCCATCGCCGGCTGGCTCGCCGGCCTGATCGTCAAGGGTTTCGGCTTCGGCCTGATCGGCAATATCGTCGTCGGCATCGTTGGCGCCTTGATCGCCGGCTGGCTCTTCCCAAGGCTGGGGTTCGCCATCGGCGGCGGCATTCTTGCCGCGATCATCCACTCCACCATCGGCGCGGTGATCCTGCTGGTGCTGATCAAGCTGGTGAAGCAGGCTTGA
- a CDS encoding transglycosylase domain-containing protein, whose amino-acid sequence MANRRDSRIEPSFDGPPQAQSSAGFSVSEEDRVVPGSRKSAARRKPAKKSSRRGRDRSRRGLFGILARLVYWCFVLTIWGGIAAAGIVVYYGAKMPAATTWSIPDRAPNIKIVSVDGQLIANRGMSGGEAVGLHEMSPYIPEAVVAIEDRRFYSHIGIDPIGLSRAMVTNVLGGHFSQGGSTLTQQLAKNLFLTPDRTLERKVQEVLLALWLEHKHTKDQILEMYLNRVYFGSGAYGVEAASRRYFGKSARDVTLSEAALLAGLLKAPSRLSPARDPKAAEERAQLVLAAMRDEGKISGKELTSAMSAPATRAPSYWTGSENYVADTIMGELPDLIGDVRGDIVVDTTVDLTLQNLAEQSIRRLIDESGKKLNVTQGALVSIDDSGAVRAMVGGYDYSTSQFDRASEARRQPGSAFKPFVYMAALEAGRTPDSVRNDAPIKIGKWTPDNYGGKYYGKVTLATALAKSLNSVAAQLTMEVGPDAVVEAAHRMGIQSDLQSNTSIALGTSEVTPLELTSAYVPFANGGYKPDIHFIRRVTTADGKVLYDNNGGSAPRVVRQDIVGMMNSMMTGTVETGTAKKAAFAWPSAGKTGTSQNSRDAWFVGYTANLTTGVWFGNDDGSPMKKVTGGALPAQAWHEFMVAAHEGVPARPLPGTWKSTPSDTVVPDEIPSADASQPAPVPQASVGQSAPVAKAPTRQARPAETVDADGFDMPSDGGTTASVGHPVPPGDVGGPTKKRKTSILDILSGG is encoded by the coding sequence ATGGCGAACCGCAGAGACAGTCGCATCGAACCGAGCTTCGACGGACCGCCCCAGGCGCAATCCTCGGCCGGGTTTTCGGTGAGCGAGGAGGATCGCGTCGTGCCGGGCAGTCGCAAATCCGCCGCTAGACGCAAGCCGGCCAAGAAGTCGTCGCGGCGCGGGCGCGATCGCAGCCGGCGCGGCCTGTTCGGCATTCTCGCCCGGCTGGTCTACTGGTGCTTCGTGCTGACCATCTGGGGCGGCATCGCGGCGGCCGGCATCGTCGTCTATTACGGCGCCAAGATGCCGGCGGCGACCACCTGGTCGATCCCCGACCGCGCGCCCAACATCAAGATCGTCTCGGTCGACGGACAGCTCATCGCCAATCGCGGCATGAGCGGCGGCGAGGCCGTCGGCCTGCACGAGATGTCGCCCTACATCCCCGAGGCCGTCGTCGCCATCGAGGATCGCCGCTTCTATTCGCATATCGGCATCGATCCGATCGGGCTCTCGCGCGCCATGGTCACCAACGTGCTCGGCGGGCATTTCTCGCAGGGCGGCTCGACGCTGACGCAGCAGCTGGCCAAGAACCTGTTCCTGACGCCGGACCGCACGCTCGAGCGCAAAGTGCAGGAGGTGCTCTTGGCGCTGTGGCTGGAGCACAAGCACACCAAGGACCAGATCCTCGAAATGTACCTCAACCGGGTCTATTTCGGCTCCGGCGCCTATGGCGTGGAAGCGGCCTCGCGGCGCTATTTCGGCAAGAGCGCGCGTGACGTGACGCTCTCCGAGGCGGCTCTCCTCGCCGGTCTGCTCAAGGCGCCGTCGCGGCTGTCGCCGGCGCGCGACCCGAAGGCGGCCGAGGAGCGGGCGCAACTCGTGCTCGCGGCCATGCGCGACGAAGGCAAGATCAGCGGCAAGGAGCTGACGAGCGCGATGAGCGCGCCGGCGACGCGCGCGCCGTCCTACTGGACCGGTTCGGAGAACTATGTCGCCGACACCATCATGGGCGAGCTGCCCGACCTGATCGGCGACGTGCGTGGCGATATCGTCGTCGACACGACCGTCGATCTCACCTTGCAGAACCTTGCCGAGCAGTCGATCCGGCGGCTGATCGACGAGAGCGGCAAGAAGCTCAACGTCACGCAGGGCGCGCTGGTGTCGATCGACGATTCCGGCGCCGTGCGCGCCATGGTCGGCGGCTACGACTATTCGACCAGCCAGTTCGACCGCGCCTCAGAAGCGCGCCGCCAGCCGGGCTCGGCCTTCAAGCCCTTCGTCTACATGGCCGCGCTCGAGGCCGGCCGCACGCCGGACAGCGTGCGCAACGACGCGCCGATCAAGATCGGCAAATGGACGCCCGACAATTACGGCGGCAAATACTACGGCAAGGTGACGCTGGCGACCGCGCTGGCGAAATCGCTGAACTCTGTCGCCGCCCAGCTCACCATGGAGGTCGGGCCCGACGCGGTGGTCGAGGCGGCGCACCGCATGGGCATCCAGTCCGATCTGCAGTCGAACACCTCGATCGCGCTCGGCACGTCGGAAGTGACGCCGCTGGAGCTGACCTCGGCGTATGTGCCGTTCGCCAATGGCGGCTACAAGCCGGACATCCATTTCATCCGCCGCGTGACCACGGCCGACGGCAAGGTACTCTACGACAACAATGGCGGCAGCGCGCCGCGCGTCGTCAGGCAGGACATTGTCGGCATGATGAATTCGATGATGACCGGCACGGTCGAGACCGGCACCGCCAAGAAGGCGGCCTTCGCCTGGCCGTCGGCAGGCAAGACCGGCACCAGCCAGAATTCGCGTGACGCCTGGTTCGTCGGCTACACCGCCAACCTCACCACCGGCGTCTGGTTCGGCAATGATGACGGCAGCCCGATGAAAAAGGTCACCGGCGGCGCGCTGCCGGCGCAGGCCTGGCACGAATTCATGGTCGCGGCGCATGAGGGCGTGCCGGCGAGGCCGCTGCCCGGGACCTGGAAGTCGACGCCGTCCGACACCGTCGTGCCCGACGAGATACCGTCGGCCGACGCCTCGCAGCCGGCGCCGGTGCCGCAAGCGTCGGTCGGTCAGTCGGCGCCTGTTGCCAAGGCGCCGACGCGGCAGGCACGTCCGGCGGAAACGGTCGACGCCGATGGGTTCGACATGCCGAGCGATGGCGGGACCACCGCCTCGGTCGGCCATCCGGTTCCGCCGGGCGACGTCGGCGGCCCGACCAAGAAGCGAAAGACGTCGATTCTCGACATCCTCAGTGGTGGCTGA